The Papilio machaon chromosome 3, ilPapMach1.1, whole genome shotgun sequence genome window below encodes:
- the LOC106720421 gene encoding seminal metalloprotease 1 — MPQRRARSAVLPVDMATVDRCLVFKILTITFLNVLITSCYAAPLFEDVEVNEDDVSVDGEFGEYFEGDMLLRPQQRQAISMAEMNRNGLVDGVKRWPDRTVIYLIEEDDFDEEQVLMIESAMKDIANKSCIKFRPKENNEHAVLIKGTSNGCFSNVGFTNVSEDEEEVQQVLNLAKGCFKHGTVVHEMLHTLGFYHMQSTYNRDEFVQIIWENIKSGTEHNFAKYNNDTVTDFGVEYDYGSVMHYPENAFSKNGNKTIIPLQEGAKIGQRKGMSESDIIKLNKMYCEPEKETTTEKTE, encoded by the exons ATGCCACAACGCCGGGCCCGCAGTGCAGTGCTCCCTGTTGACATGGCTACCGTTGACCGttgtttagtatttaaaattttaacaataacctttttaaatgtgttaattaCATCATGTTACGCTGCGCCTTTATTCGAAGATGTCGAAGTTAACGAAGACg ATGTGAGTGTGGACGGAGAGTTCGGGGAATACTTTGAAGGCGACATGTTGTTGAGGCCGCAGCAGAGGCAGGCCATTTCAATGGCGGAGATGAACCGCAACGGCCTCGTGGACGGCGTTAAAAGATGGCCGGACCGCACCGTCATTTATCTTATAGAAGAAGATGATTTTG acGAGGAACAAGTTCTAATGATAGAGTCTGCAATGAAGGACATCGCCAATAAATCCTGTATCAAATTCAGGcccaaagaaaataatgaacaCGCTGTTCTGATAAAG GGTACATCGAATGGTTGCTTTTCTAACGTGGGCTTTACGAATGTAAGTGAGGATGAGGAGGAGGTGCAGCAAGTGCTGAACCTTGCGAAGGGCTGCTTCAAACACGGTACGGTGGTTCACGAAATGCTGCACACCCTCGGCTTCTACCACATGCAGAGTACTTACAACAGAGATGAATTTGTACAGATTATATGGGAGAATATCAAATCAG GCACGGAGCACAACTTTGCAAAGTACAACAATGACACGGTGACGGACTTCGGTGTTGAGTACGACTACGGCAGCGTGATGCATTATCCGGAGAATGCGTTCTCTAAGAATGGAAACAAAACTATCATACCATTGCAG GAGGGTGCGAAAATTGGTCAAAGAAAGGGAATGTCCGAGagtgatataataaaacttaacaagATGTATTGTGAACCAGAAAAAGAAACCACAACAgaaaaaactgaataa